In Maniola jurtina chromosome 2, ilManJurt1.1, whole genome shotgun sequence, the following proteins share a genomic window:
- the LOC123872085 gene encoding ubiquitin-conjugating enzyme E2 N → MAALPRRIIKETQRLMQEPVPGISAVPSENNARYFHVIVTGPEDSPFEGGLFKLELFLPEDYPMSAPKVRFITKIYHPNIDRLGRICLDILKDKWSPALQIRTVLLSIQALLSAPNPDDPLANDVAELWKVNESEAIRNAKEWTRRYAMDN, encoded by the coding sequence ATGGCAGCCCTACCACGTAGAATAATCAAAGAGACACAGCGATTGATGCAGGAACCCGTGCCGGGAATCAGCGCGGTGCCCAGCGAGAACAACGCGCGCTACTTCCACGTTATCGTCACCGGCCCGGAGGACTCGCCGTTCGAAGGAGGACTATTCAAATTAGAACTATTTCTGCCAGAGGACTATCCTATGTCAGCGCCGAAGGTTAGGTTTATCACTAAAATTTACCATCCGAACATAGACCGGCTAGGCCGCATATGCCTCGACATCCTGAAAGACAAATGGAGCCCCGCGCTGCAGATCCGCACCGTGCTGCTGAGCATTCAGGCGCTGCTGTCGGCGCCGAACCCCGACGACCCGCTGGCCAACGACGTCGCGGAGCTGTGGAAAGTGAACGAGAGCGAAGCCATCCGAAACGCGAAGGAGTGGACCCGGAGATACGCCATGGA